The DNA window tctgtcctccatgtctttatggaccttgctttgcaCACTGTTGTCCATTCATCTTGGAAGAGGAAGGGACgtctccaaactgttcccacaaggttgggagtatggaattgtccaaaatgttttggtatcctgaagcATTCAAAGTGTCTTTCAATGAAACTGAGGGGCCAAGCCCATCTCCTGAAAAACAaccccacaccatcattcctcctccaccataTTTCACACTCTGCACAATGCAGTCCGAAATGTAGTGTTCTCCTGCAACTTCCAATcccagactggtccatcagattgCCAGATGGAAAAACGTGATTCATCCCTCCAGAGAATCCATCTCCACTGCTGTAGAGTCCAGAGACGGCATTCTTTACAGCACTGCATCGATGATTTGCATCGCACTTTGTCATGTGTggcttggatgcagctgctTGCCCATGAAAACCCATTCCCTGAAGCTCTCTGCGTACAGTACTTGAGCTAATCTGAAAGTCACATGAACTTTGGAGCTCTGTAGCATCTGACTGTGCAGAAAGTCAGCAACCTCTTTGCACTATGCACTTCAGCATCCACTGACCCCTCTCTGTCAGTTTACGTGGCCGACCACTCGGTGGCTGTTTTTCCCAAACTTTTCCATATCGTTACGATAGAGCTGATAGTTGACTGTAGAATgcacactgctcacaaaaattaaaggaacacattttttttattgggcctggcatgaattgaattaaacctgtctgacaattttcttgttggttaagcagctgggggcctcgttaatcaatttcagctgttttggtgttcatggaattaacaacaggtgcacttcagtggcaacaattagaaaaccctcaaaacaggactggttttacatgtggaggtcatttcaagttcctccctcttgatcttttttggctggttttccactcatgctgattttggcttgataattatctctactggcagcatgaggcgattccttaaccctacagaagttggacaggttgtccaacttgtccgggatggcacatccacacgtactgcagcaagaaggtttaatgtgtcttccagcacaatctccagaacacgGAGGAGATTTCAGGGGACTGATTGTCATTCttggagagctggacagggccgtagaaggtcctcaacccctcagcaggaccaatacctgctcctttgtgcaaggcggaacaggctgagcactgctcgggCCCCatagaatgacctccagagggccactggtgtgaatgtctctacccaaacaatcaggaacagacttcatgaaggtggcctgagagccccacgtcctgtagtgggccctgtgctcactgcccagcaccgtggagctccactggcatttgctcaagaacaccagaattggtaAGTCtgccactggcgccctgtacttttcacagacaagagcaggttcaccctgagcacctgtgatagacgtgaaagagtctggagaacacaaggagaacgttatgctgcctgcaacgtggttcaacatgacaggtttggtggtgggtcagtgatggtctggggaggcatatccatggagggacgcacagacctctactgcctaggaaatggtgctctgactgccataaggtatccagatgaaatccttgaacccattctcagaccctacgctggtgcagtaggtcctggtttcctcctaatgcacgacaatgcccggcctcacgtggcaagagtatgcaggcagtacctggaggatgaaggaattgaaacaattgattGGCCCTCACAAaacccctgacttaaacccaatagaacatctctggttCATTATGTTTTAGTCCATTAGGCACCGctaggttgctcctcagactgtacaacagctcagggatgccctcacacagatctgggaggaaatgccacaagacaccatccgtcgtctcattaggagcatgctgCCACATTGTCAAGCATGAATACAAGCTCTTGGGgaccacacaagatactgaaaagcattatGAGTTgcaaaaattaagttttggaaagaaatggactagcctgccacatcttcatttcactctgattttatggtgtctacacaattgaggctctgtaggctgaaaacctTTATTTCCATTCAAAGACTTGGcctccttttgttcctaagacacagCCCTGtcattatttgtatagatatccaacttcatattgagatctgatgtatctaatgtgtttctgtaAGATACtcctttatttttgtgagtaTATTTAAGAGTGAGGAAATGTCACCATTGGATTTGTTGCAAAGGTGGCATCAAAGACACTTCCACGCTGGAATTCACTTAGCTCCTAAGAGCGGAACATTCTTTCactaatgtttgtaaaaacagtccaCATGGGTGAGTGCTTGTTTTTATACACCTGTGTGCAGGGCAAATGGTTAGGACAACTGATTGTGATCATCTGGATGGGTAACAGGTAACTGTTTGCTGTCAATTTCTCGAACAACGCATGCACAAGATGGGTCATTCAGTGGTTGAAGCGTGTCCTCTGGTGGTCTGGAGGGATGAAATTGAACTCATTTTCTCCATGTTTGTTCATATGGCAAATCTTGAATATATTTCTCCTTAATAATCCTAAAAGCTTGTATTCATTAATGGCTGTAGAAATGTTCCTGATTGTTTTAAAAGGTCACTGGTATTCCTGCTAAAGTTTGTggaattttatgttttgatttgatcgaattatttgaaccaaaattcaattatatGAGAATAAATGGTAAACGGCGTATAGTTGTTTTTCTACCTCCNNNNNNNNNNNNNNNNNNNNNNNNNNNNNNNNNNNNNNNNNNNNNNNNNNNNNNNNNNNNNNNNNNNNNNNNNNNNNNNNNNNNNNNNNNNNNNNNNNNNNNNNNNNNNNNNNNNNNNNNNNNNNNNNNNNNNNNNNNNNNNNNNNNNNNNNNNNNNNNNNNNNNNNNNNNNNNNNNNNNNNNNNNNNNNNNNNNNNNNNNNNNNNNNNNNNNNNNNNNNNNNNNNNNNNNNNNNNNNNNNNNNNNNNNNNNNNNNNNNNNNNNNNNNNNNNNNNNNNNNNNNNNNNNNNNNNNNNNNNNNNNNNNNNNNNNNNNNNNNNNNNNNNNNNNNNNNNNNNNNNNNNNNNNNNNNNNNNNNNNNNNNNNNNNNNNNNNNNNNNNNNNNNNNNNNNNNNNNNNNNNNNNNNNNNNNNNNNNNNNNNNNNNNNNNNNNNNNNNNNNNNNNNNNNNNNNNNNNNNNNNNNNNNNNNNNNNNNNNNNNNNNNNNNNNNNNNNNNNNNNNNNNNNNNNNNNNNNNNNNNNNNNNNNNNNNNNNNNNNNNNNNNNNNNNNNNNNNNNNNNNNNNNNNNNNNNNNNNNNNNNNNNNNNNNNNNNNNNNNNNNNNNNNNNNNNNNNNNNNNNNNNNNNNNNNNNNNNNNNNNNNNNNNNNNNNNNNNNNNNNNNNNNNNNNNNNNNNNNNNNNNNNNNNNNNNNNNNNNNNNNNNNNNNNNNNNNNNNNNNNNNNNNNNNNNNNNNNNNNNNNNNNNNNNNNNNNNNNNNNNNNNNNNNNNNNNNNNNNNNNNNNNNNNNNNNNNNNNNNNNNNNNNNNNNNNNNNNNNNNNNNNNNNNNNNNNNNNNNNNNNNNNNNNNNNNNNNNNNNNNNNNNNNNNNNNNNNNNNNNNNNNNNNNNNNNNNNNNNNNNNNNNNNNNNNNNNNNNNNNNNNNNNNNNNNNNNNNNNNNNNNNNNNNNNNNNNNNNNNNNNNNNNNNNNNNNNNNNNNNNNNNNNNNNNNNNNNNNNNNNNNNNNNNNNNNNNNNNNNNNNNNNNNNNNNNNNNNNNNNNNNNNNNNNNNNNNNNNNNNNNNNNNNNNNNNNNNNNNNNNNNNNNNNNNNNNNNNNNNNNNNNNNNNNNNNNNNNNNNNNNNNNNNNNNNNNNNNNNNNNNNNNNNNNNNNNNNNNNNNNNNNNNNNNNNNNNNNNNNNNNNNNNNNNNNNNNNNNNNNNNNNNNNNNNNNNNNNNNNNNNNNNNNNNNNNNNNNNNNNNNNNNNNNNNNNNNNNNNNNNNNNNNNNNNNNNNNNNNNNNNNNNNNNNNNNNNNNNNNNNNNNNNNNNNNNNNNNNNNNNNNNNNNNNNNNNNNNNNNNNNNNNNNNNNNNNNNNNNNNNNNNNNNNNNNNNNNNNNNNNNNNNNNNNNNNNNNNNNNNNNNNNNNNNNNNNNNNNNNNNNNNNNNNNNNNNNNNNNNNNNNNNNNNNNNNNNNNNNNNNNNNNNNNNNNNNNNNNNNNNNNNNNNNNNNNNNNNNNNNNNNNNNNNNNNNNNNNNNNNNNNNNNNNNNNNNNNNNNNNNNNNNNNNNNNNNNNNNNNNNNNNNNNNNNNNNNNNNNNNNNNNNNNNNNNNNNNNNNNNNNNNNNNNNNNNNNNNNNNNNNNNNNNNNNNNNNNNNNNNNNNNNNNNNNNNNNNNNNNNNNNNNNNNNNNNNNNNNNNNNNNNNNNNNNNNNNNNNNNNNNNNNNNNNNNNNNNNNNNNNNNNNNNNNNNNNNNNNNNNNNNNNNNNNNNNNNNNNNNNNNNNNNNNNNNNNNNNNNNNNNNNNNNNNNNNNNNNNNNNNNNNNNNNNNNNNNNNNNNNNNNNNNNNNNNNNNNNNNNNNNNNNNNNNNNNNNNNNNNNNNNNNNNNNNNNNNNNNNNNNNNNNNNNNNNNNNNNNNNNNNNNNNNNNNNNNNNNNNNNNGTTCCAGCTAGAGATCGGGGATGGTAAAAACCACCTGAAGATCTCAAATGCACAGAAATCAGACTCAGGTACTTACTACTGTGTTGGTGTACATTCATCTGTTTATGAATTTTATGAGGGCTATAGTGTCCTTGTGAAGGACTCTTCTTCTTACATCCAGACTTCAGTAGATCAGTCGTCCTCTGAGAACATCCACACAGGAGACTCTGTGACTCTGAACTGTACAGTACACACTGGGAGCTGTGATGGAGAACACAGAGTTTACTGGTTCAAAGACTCTGGAGTCTCTCATCCAGGACTCATTTACACTCATGATCAGTGtgagaaaaataacaacatgcaaacacacagttGTGTCTACGAGCTGCACATGGATAACCTGACTGAGTCTCATGCTGGgatctactactgtgctgttgTCTCATGTGGACACATACTGTTTGGACACAGGACCAAACTGGACCTCACAGGTGAGTTTAACTTTTGAAAGATAACAATTGTGGATGaaataaaattcagattaattcaaggttacattttttttcatggttccAGACCATGTCGTTTTGCCGAACTCTGTGATTCTTCACACTTTGGTTGGATTATTGACCATCCTGAGcgttcttgttgtttttctgctttttcttctgtGGAAGATAAACAAGAGAAACAACTGCACCTCCACAGGTACACAAACTTCTTTCACTGTTCTACAAGTGTGTTCTTGAAGTGaaacttttctgtgtttaataACCAGATGAAAGATCACCTGCTGCCCCCTTAagaagctcagaggtgagactCTCTTCAGGTATCATGTTCATCTTGGATTCACACTAACTTCAATCTGTAATTCTTTTCTGTGAATTTGGTTTCAGGCTGAGaacaaagacacagaaaatCTCCATTACGCTGCTATAAATGTTAAGAGGTCCAACAGATCAAGACAGAAGAACGACTTAAACACAGAATGTGTTTATACGAGTGTGAGACAACAGAACTGAAGCTTCAAGTCACCGTAGAGATTAAAGTACGATTGTTGATACATAGcataataaaaacactgttttctgaaaatgtatttccctaaatgtgataaatatttgtgtgttttcatttagaccttatttcttttttctcatgttgtACAGCTATGCACCTTAATACCCAACAGATATATTAAGGTTAATAAAAGCTGACTGATATGTAAATACAATGTATGACTGAAACCAACtagcacaaaaatgtttgagcCCACTGCCGTTTTGCTGtcagatttttggatttttcttcgtatatgttttttgtttcttgttaaaaaaacattggcTAGATGCAAATACgatgaattttattttggggAATTGTCCACGCTAGGGGTGGTCATATCATTTGAGTATTGATAGTATCCCAAGGAGAAATATCGATACTAGCATGATGACATTGATATTTTCAACCACCGCACCACTAATCacatagtcatttttttctgaaaaagtgatttacatcaaaatataccaagaataaagtactaaaaatgtattgaatatttatttcttttgtaagtgaccatgtcATACGCAGGCGGGTTAGTGTCCAACCACgtttacattttcagaaatcaacACACGCTGTGTAAACCTGTACTGTCCATGGCGAAGTGGAAGACAGTTTTGATGTGTAATTAATCtgcattaataaaataacacattattgtttttaattaatcacaTGTGCTAACGCGTTAACATTGACAGCCCTATtataaacacactcctcaacctcGTCGACAGCCTTctcagaagagttgaagctggaatagcTGCAAAAGGTGGACCAACATCATATTAAACTGtatgggttaggaatgggatggaACTTAACATGTGAGTCAAGGCatgtgagccaatacttttggtaatacagtgtacatacatttatacaCGCGCACACATACATACGTAAACCTTAGGAAAGGTAAAAACCCAAAGTATGCATAAGcgcaaaaaataattaaccatagtaaacattttttggaaagtatataaaatagttatatatcagttaaatatatttctaaatctTAACCAAAAGTCTGGTTAAAAGGGTAGGGGGtgagcattttttattgtttttattttgacagcatGCAGAGTCTCTGTGGTCCTTAGGCTCTCTGGGAGGCTGCTCCACAGGTCCATAATAACTAAATAACTGACTCTAATAACAGGAgtaattttcattatttggGGATATCTTTAATAGCGTCTGAATTTGAGGGGTAATACATATCGAACTAACGCATATTAGACACtaatgttggtggagaaggcctgGCTCTCTGTCTCCACTCTAATTCATCATGAAATGGAGATGTCCTCCTGTTTTTGGTACAAAACTTTGgaattctttaaataaagatctCCATACAGTCTCTTAAAAAATTAGGTtactgataaaatgtaaaacaatattAATCAATACTAGCAAAATTCAATTTCAGTAAATATGTATGTATGCATCTGTAATATATGTATGCATAGTATGTGTGTATATTGTAAGCATGAATATGTATTTtgttgaaaagtgttttttatgcttGTGGCATACTAGTCAACTTGATGTTAAGTTCTGTTTCTGTGTAAGTGGTATTTTTTGGATGGGCTTTGATAAGCATAATGCTTCAGCCCATTCATGTTTGGTTTCTGTGGATTATCATTTAAAGGTTGTGAAATGTTGAATGTATGC is part of the Oryzias melastigma strain HK-1 unplaced genomic scaffold, ASM292280v2 sc01384, whole genome shotgun sequence genome and encodes:
- the LOC118598497 gene encoding uncharacterized protein LOC118598497, which codes for TSVDQSSSENIHTGDSVTLNCTVHTGSCDGEHRVYWFKDSGVSHPGLIYTHDQCEKNNNMQTHSCVYELHMDNLTESHAGIYYCAVVSCGHILFGHRTKLDLTDHVVLPNSVILHTLVGLLTILSVLVVFLLFLLWKINKRNNCTSTDERSPAAPLRSSEAENKDTENLHYAAINVKRSNRSRQKNDLNTECVYTSVRQQN